CGTTCCTCCACACCGCCTTGCCCGCCGCCTGCGTGCGGCTCATCACCCTGCCGGCGCCGTGCACCGTCGAGTACAGGTTCTCCCTCGCTTCGTCCGTCTCCACTCCCCGGATGATCACGCTCATATCACCCATCGAACCGCCCACGAACCCGCGCTGCCCGGGGAACGCCGGCGTCGCGCCCTTGCGCACGACCCAGTATTCGCGCCCGAAGTGCGTCTCCTTCCACGCAAAGTTGTGGTGATTGTGCACCTCGTCGAGGATCTCGCCCCCGAGTATCTCCCTCACAACCTTCCGTGCGACATACTCACGGCCCGCGTACGCGTACCGGCCGGCCAGCGTCATCGCGAGGATGTACCGCTCGCCCAGGTCGGTCCCGGCGCCCACGACCGCCGGCGCGACCTCCATGCCGTCCTTGCCGCCCGCCGCATGCAGATAGTGCGTCGCGATCCGGTGCCCGAAGCCGCGGCTGCCGAAGTGCACGCCGACCCAGACCGAGTCTTCATCGTCGACAAACACATCGACATAGTGATTGCCCGAGCCGACGGTCCCGAGCTGACTGACCGCGAGGTCTTTCAGCGCCGCGACCTCCGGGATCGCCCACGCCGGGTCGTCGTCGAACAGCGCGTGATCGACGCGCTCGTCGTTCTTTCGCCCGATGCCGAACGAAACCTCGCGCCAGATCCGGTTCGCGACCTTCGGCGCGTCGACCTGCGCGCGTGTGAGGTTCGTGCGGATCGCCATGTTGCCGCAGGCGATGTCGAACCCCACGCCGCTGGGGCTGATCGCGTCCTCGAAGGCGACAACGCCCCCGACGGGCTGCGCGTAGCCCAGGTGCCCGTCGGCACAGAGCACGCCCCGCGCGCCGCCGGCGTCGATGCACCGCCGCAGCTGCGCGATGGTGCGCGCGTCGTGCTGGCCGACCACCCTGACAGTCACGCGTCCCGCCTTTCTCGCCTCAATAGAAGATCACATCGGGGACGGGCTCGCCGTCGGGGCCCCGGTCCCAGACCAGTTCAACGGTGACTCGCAGCCCCTTGACGAGCACGCCCGGGGGCATCGAGCGATCGCGCGAGCGCACCAGCTCGATCGACGACGACGCGCGCGCGTTCTCGGGTTTGGGCGCGCGGAACAGATCGTCGTCGCTCGCGTGGTACTCCTGCACCACCGAGTGCGAGGTGCGCGTCATGCGGAACCCGCGCCGTTTCAGCTCTTCCTGCACCGCGCCCACCGAGCCGATCTCGACCCGCTGCGTGTGCAGCAGACGGATGCCCTCGGCCATGAACCCGAGCCGCTCCTCGGCCGTCGAGACCGGGTCCGGCTCGATCGTCTCGGACATGTACCGCGTCCACAGGCGCTCGAACGCCTTGAAATCCTTTGTTTTGAACGCCTGCTCGAAGGCCTGCTCTGGCGTCTTGCCCTGCCCGAGCGCCATCAGGTACTGCTCGAAGGGCCCGGCGTACCGCCCCCGGTCGGCGTGCACGAGGAAGTGCGCCATCGACCACGCCTGGTCGTACATCACCGCCGCACGCCTGTCGCCAGAGCTCACCCGCGCGTTCCACTGGGCGTTGGTCATGGTCAGCATCTCCTCGAACGAGAAGATGTTGCCGCTGTCGATCGCCTCGCGCACTCGCAGGATGCGAGACGCCGGCGCAAGCCCGGTCTGCATCGTGCGACCGAGCAGCAGCCCCTCGCCGAAATACTCCGCCAGCCCCTCGTTGGCCCACATCGGCATCGTGTCGCCGATGCGCTGGTGCGCGAACTGGTGGAAGCCCTCGTGCTGCAGCGTCTGCAGCATGCGCCGACGCTCGTACCCGCGCACAAAGATCGCCAGCCCCGTCTCGTCGAAGGTCCGGAAGAAGATCCCCGCGGTGTTCAGCGCGTTGAACCCTTTCCCTGCGAGACCGAGCAGGTACTGCTCCTCGCTGCTGAAGAGGTACAGGCGAACCAGCTTCGAGTCGCGCTGGGGGAACGCCTTCAGCCGCTTCGCGTACTCGCTGTACACCAGGTCCATGTGCTGCGCGAACGGTCGCGCCTCGGACTCGGGCAGATCCGTGAAGACCTCGTAGTGCCTTGTCCGGAAGCTGCGCAGCGCCGCGGCACGCGCCGTGTCCCCGCCCCCGGGCCCGGCCCCACCCCCGCCCCCGCCTGGACGAACCGCGCGATCACGCCCGCTCTGGGCCGACGCGCCGGTCTCCAGCGCCGCAAGACTCAGCAGCGTCACCAGCAAAAGAGCGAATGTGTTCTTCCAGCGCATCGCACGCCTCCGGCGCAGTGTCCCGATCGCGACGCGCAGACGCTCGGCGTCACGAAACCTTCGACGCAGCGAATGTACGGGCGTTCGCCACGGCGTCAAGCGATTTCGAGGGGTCCGTCCCGCCGCCCTGGGCCGCGTCGGGACGCCCGCCGCCCTTGCCCCCGACCGCGGCGGACGCTTCGCGGACCCAGTCGCCCGCCTTCAGGCCCCGCTTCACCAGCGTCTCGGGCACCTGCGCCACGATCGACACCTTGCCCTCGGCGTCGTCGGCGCTGACGAGCAGCACCGCCGCCTCGGGTCGCTTTGATCGGACCGCGTCCATCGCCGCCAGCAGCGCCTCGCGGTCGCTCCCCGCCGGGATCAGCCCGACGATGACCGGACCATCCTCGCTCTGCGCCAGCGCGCGCGCCGCGTCGACAGCGCCCTCGCGCCCGGCCGCCGCCTCTTTCTTGCGCACGCTCTTCAGACGGTCCTGCGCCTGCGCGATCGCGTGCTGCGCCCTCCGTCGCAGCACATACGGCAGCGACAGCGCCTCGAGCTGACCCTGCAGCTCCGCGACCTCTTCGGCGAGAGTCGCTTCGCCCACCTTCATCGCCGCGTTCGCGCGCTCCACGACGCGGTGCCCCGCCTCGATCGCCGCCTCCGCCTCGACGCCGGTCACGCCGATCACGCGGCGCACGCCCTTCGCGACCGCCTCCTCGCTCAGCACCGCGAAGGCGCGTGCCTGACCGGTGTGCGCCAGGTGCGACCCGCCGCAGAACTCGATCGAGAGCTCCTGCCAGCGCGGGTTCTCCGGCTCGCTGAGCAGGTCGATCATGCTCGCGCCGATGCTCACGACGCGCACGGGGTCGGGGTACTTCTCGCCGAACACGGCGCGCAGCCCGCGGATCGTCTTCGCGTCGGCCAGCGGCGCCACGCCGGTGTGCACCTTCAGGTCGCGCACGATCTGCTCGCGCACGATCTCTTCGACGCGCTCGACCTGCTCCTCGGTCAGCGCGTGCGCGCACGAGAAGTCGAAACGCAGCCGGTCCGGCGCGACGAGCGATCCCTTCTGGTCCACCTCGTCGCCCACCACCCGTCGCAGCGCGAGATTGAGCAGGTGCGTCGCGGTGTGGTTCGCCATCGTGGGCAGGCGCCGGTCCTCGTCGACCGTCAGTTCGACCGTGTCGCCGACCTTGATCTGCCCGCCGTGCAGGCGACCGATGTGCAGCACATACCCGCCGAAGGCCCTGGTCTCGTCGACATCGAACCGCGTGTTCGGCGAGCCGGGCTTGCGGATCTCGCCGTGATCGCCGACCTGCCCGCCGCTCTCGGCGTAGAAGTTGGTCTTGTCCAGCACGATCCCGAAGCGGTCCTCCAGACTCGTGCCGCTGGCGACGATGTCCTCGTCGAAGTCCTCGCCGTTCCAGATCGCGCGCACGGTCGCGCGCAGCGGCTTGATCTCGTACTTGAACGAGTCGTCCGTCGGCTTCACGCGAAGGTGCGCGAGTTTCGCGGTCTCCTCGCCCGACAGCGCGATCTCCTTCACGCCCTCCGCCTTGCCCCCGGCGCGGCTGCGCTCGCGCGCCTCCTCCATCAGTTTCTCGTAGCCCTCGGTGTCCACCGACATGCCGCGCTCACGCGCCATCACCTGCGTGAGGTCGATGGGGAAGCCGTAGGTATCGTGGAGCATGAAGGCGTCGCCGGCGCTGACACGCTTCGACCCGCCCGCGCGCGTCGCCGCGTCGTTGAACATCGCGATGCCGCGATCCAGCGTCCTCCCGAAACTCTCTTCCTCCTCGCGGATGAGCGACGCCACGCGATCGGGGTTCTTCTTCAGCTCCGGGAACGCGTGCCCCATGTGCTCGACGACCGTGGGCACGAGGCTCGCCAGGAAGCCCGGCTTCGCGCCCAGGTGCTGCGTGCCCTGCACGACGGCGCGCCGGAGGATGCGGCGCAGCACATACCCGCGACCCTCGTTGCTGGGGACCGCGCCGTCGGTCAGCGCGAAGGTCAGCGTGCGGATGTGGTCCGCCACGACGCGGTACGCGATGTCGCGTGCGCCCTCGAGACTCCCCTCGTACTTCGGCGCGCCCGTGACGCGCTGCGCCGCGTCGAACAGCGGCGTGAACGCGTCGGTGTCGTAGTTGCTCTGCGCGCCCTGCAGCACGCGCGTGATGCGCTCCAGCCCCATGCCCGTATCGACGTGCTTGGCCGGCAGCGGGCGCAGCGCGGTCTCGGTGCGGTTGAACTGGATGAACACAAGGTTCCAGATCTCGATGACGCGCGGGTCGTCGGCGTTCACATAGCGATAGCCGGGGTCGCGCCTGCGCTCCTCGTCGGACCGCCCGTCGTAGTGGATCTCCGAGCACGGGCCGCAGGGGCCGGTCTCGCCCATCTCCCAGAAGTTGTCCTTCATGCCGAAGGGCAGGATGCGCGACTCGGGCAGGTAGCGCTTCCACAGGTCGAACGCCTCGCGGTCGGGGTCGAGCCCCATCTCCTTGTTGCCCTTGAAGTAACTCGCGTAGAGGCGCTCCGGGTCGAGTTTCCACACCTTCGTGAGCAGCTCCCACGCCCACTCGATCGCCTCGGCCTTGAAGTAGTCGCCGAACGACCAGTTGCCCAGCATCTCGAAGAAGGTGTGGTGATAGGTGTCGCGCCCGACATCCTCGAGGTCGTTGTGCTTGCCGCCGGCGCGGATGCACTTCTGGCTGTTCGCCGCCCGCTTCAGCCCGACAAAGTCCGAACCCGGCTCGACCTGCCCGAGGAAGATCGGCTTGAACTGGTTCATGCCGGCGTTGGTGAACAGCAGCGTCGGGTCGTTGTGCGGCACGACCGGCGACGAGGGCACGAAGCGGTGGGCGTGCTTCTCGACGAAGAAGTCGATGAACTGCTGGCGGACGGCGTTGACCGAGAATGGATGCGCGGACATGAGAGCCCTTGTCAGAGATCGCGGCGGGGTTGGCCGCGATTCTAGACCCGGAAACCCTTTCCCCCCGGCGCCCGGACGCCCGTGGAATCCCATCGGTCGCTCACTCGGAAACCACGGGACTGGTCAGCGTCCCCAGGTCCGCGCCCTCGCCCGTGATCGACACACGCACCTCGTCGCCGGCTCGCAGGAACCGGGGCGGGTTCCGCCCGGCGCCCACGCCGGCAGGCGTGCCGGTCAGGATCACCGTCCCCGGGAGCAGCGTGGCGCCTCGCGACAGCTCGGCGATCAGCGTCGCGACGGGGAAGAGCATGTCGGAGGTGCTGCCCCGCTGCATCTCCTCGCCGTTGACCGTGGTGACGATCGTGAGCGCCTGAGGGTCGCGCACTCGCTCGCGCGGCGTCACGACGGGCCCCAGCGGGCAGAAGGTGTCGAACGACTTGCCCCGGCTGAACTGGCCTCCCGAGCCCTCTTTCTGCCACCAGCGCGCCGAGACATCGTTCGCGGCGCAATAGCCCAGCACCGCGTCGAGCGCGCGCGACTCCGGCACATCGCGCGCCGGCTCGCCCAGGATCACCGCCAGCTCGCCCTCGAAATCGACCTGCCCGGTCGCGCTCATCGCGCCGCCGGTCGCGGCGTCGGAGCACGCGCGAGGGATCACGATCCGCTCGCCGCTCCGCGCGAGGCACCCGGGGTATTTCAGGAAGATCATCGGGCGCGTGGGCGCCTCGGCGCCGCGCTCCTTCGCGTGATCGGCGTAGTTCCGACCGACCCCGAGCAGGCAGGTCAGGGGCAGGTCGTCGCCCGAGGGCAGACGGACCGCGAGGACTGATCCGCGTCGGGGATCGGCGGGGACGATGTCGTAAGCCATGGGGCGGGCGTCTCCTGCGTGAGGCCTGCGGCCCTCACTGCTGCTGGGTCTGCAGCTCGCGCTTGCGCGCCTGGTCGGACAGGGAGTCGGCGAAGTCGAGCGACTGGCGGAAGGCGTCCATGTTGTCGGGCTCGGGGAAGAGGCGCGCCATCATCCCGCGCTGCTCCTGGTTCGTCTCATCGCGCACGATCGCGGCGCGCAGCGCGTCGTAGGTGAACTGCTGGATGATCAGCGGCGCGCGACGCCACAGGATCGCCTGGTCGTCGATGCCCAGCTCGCCCCCCACCAGCATGCGCAGCAGGATCATCGCCGCCATCGTCTCGAACCGTCGCGGCATGACCTCCATGCGCTCGGTTTGTGAGTCCGCCATCGTCCGGCGCAGGTGCTTCTCCATGTAGAGCGTGTGCACCTGGTTCGCGTAGTTGAAGTTCCGCACGAAGACGTCGCGGTTCCCGGCCAGCACGCCGCGCACGAACGCCTGCCGGATCGCGGAGGTGACTTCCTCAGCGGCGACATAGGGCGTGTCGATCTGCTCCTCCAGCTCGGCGCGCACGAACTCGGCGAGCGGACGGCTGAGCCGGTCCTGCGTCGCGAGCGGGTCGTTGATGTTGAGCCCCTCCCAGGTGCGCAGGCGCTCGTACCAGTACGCCGCCTCCTCGAAGCGTCCCTCGCGATAGAGCAGCCGGACCGAGTCGGCGAGGAAGTTCTCGTAGCCGGCGGCGTAGCTGGTGCGCACGCGTTCGCGGGACACGAAGATGTCGTCCGCCTCGTCGGCCTTGGCCTGCAGCTCTTCGAGCACCTCGCCGTAGATCGCGATGTAATCGAGGTTGGGCAGCGATGTGAAGCTGTCGGTGAGGATGTTGAAGTAGATATCGCCGTAGCGCCGCAGCTCCTGCACCGCGTGCAGGGTGATGCGGTTGGTGTTGGTGAGGTCGAAGTCCTTGATGTTCTGGCGCTGGCGCCCCTGCTCGTCGCCTCGCAGCGACCAGTAGAGCGCGTGCGCCGATGGGTGGCGCCAGTCGAGCGGGCCGAATTTCTCGGTGTAGCGGATCATCCGCCCCGGCTCCATGTTGTACTCGCGCACGAGCAGCTGC
This Phycisphaeraceae bacterium DNA region includes the following protein-coding sequences:
- a CDS encoding RtcB family protein, which produces MTVRVVGQHDARTIAQLRRCIDAGGARGVLCADGHLGYAQPVGGVVAFEDAISPSGVGFDIACGNMAIRTNLTRAQVDAPKVANRIWREVSFGIGRKNDERVDHALFDDDPAWAIPEVAALKDLAVSQLGTVGSGNHYVDVFVDDEDSVWVGVHFGSRGFGHRIATHYLHAAGGKDGMEVAPAVVGAGTDLGERYILAMTLAGRYAYAGREYVARKVVREILGGEILDEVHNHHNFAWKETHFGREYWVVRKGATPAFPGQRGFVGGSMGDMSVIIRGVETDEARENLYSTVHGAGRVMSRTQAAGKAVWRNGQKVRVRGGAVNFRKVEHELADMGVELRGGGADEAPQVYRKLRTVLDAHAGTIEIERVLRPIVVVMAGEDEHDPYKD
- a CDS encoding DUF1570 domain-containing protein encodes the protein MRWKNTFALLLVTLLSLAALETGASAQSGRDRAVRPGGGGGGAGPGGGDTARAAALRSFRTRHYEVFTDLPESEARPFAQHMDLVYSEYAKRLKAFPQRDSKLVRLYLFSSEEQYLLGLAGKGFNALNTAGIFFRTFDETGLAIFVRGYERRRMLQTLQHEGFHQFAHQRIGDTMPMWANEGLAEYFGEGLLLGRTMQTGLAPASRILRVREAIDSGNIFSFEEMLTMTNAQWNARVSSGDRRAAVMYDQAWSMAHFLVHADRGRYAGPFEQYLMALGQGKTPEQAFEQAFKTKDFKAFERLWTRYMSETIEPDPVSTAEERLGFMAEGIRLLHTQRVEIGSVGAVQEELKRRGFRMTRTSHSVVQEYHASDDDLFRAPKPENARASSSIELVRSRDRSMPPGVLVKGLRVTVELVWDRGPDGEPVPDVIFY
- the alaS gene encoding alanine--tRNA ligase, translated to MSAHPFSVNAVRQQFIDFFVEKHAHRFVPSSPVVPHNDPTLLFTNAGMNQFKPIFLGQVEPGSDFVGLKRAANSQKCIRAGGKHNDLEDVGRDTYHHTFFEMLGNWSFGDYFKAEAIEWAWELLTKVWKLDPERLYASYFKGNKEMGLDPDREAFDLWKRYLPESRILPFGMKDNFWEMGETGPCGPCSEIHYDGRSDEERRRDPGYRYVNADDPRVIEIWNLVFIQFNRTETALRPLPAKHVDTGMGLERITRVLQGAQSNYDTDAFTPLFDAAQRVTGAPKYEGSLEGARDIAYRVVADHIRTLTFALTDGAVPSNEGRGYVLRRILRRAVVQGTQHLGAKPGFLASLVPTVVEHMGHAFPELKKNPDRVASLIREEEESFGRTLDRGIAMFNDAATRAGGSKRVSAGDAFMLHDTYGFPIDLTQVMARERGMSVDTEGYEKLMEEARERSRAGGKAEGVKEIALSGEETAKLAHLRVKPTDDSFKYEIKPLRATVRAIWNGEDFDEDIVASGTSLEDRFGIVLDKTNFYAESGGQVGDHGEIRKPGSPNTRFDVDETRAFGGYVLHIGRLHGGQIKVGDTVELTVDEDRRLPTMANHTATHLLNLALRRVVGDEVDQKGSLVAPDRLRFDFSCAHALTEEQVERVEEIVREQIVRDLKVHTGVAPLADAKTIRGLRAVFGEKYPDPVRVVSIGASMIDLLSEPENPRWQELSIEFCGGSHLAHTGQARAFAVLSEEAVAKGVRRVIGVTGVEAEAAIEAGHRVVERANAAMKVGEATLAEEVAELQGQLEALSLPYVLRRRAQHAIAQAQDRLKSVRKKEAAAGREGAVDAARALAQSEDGPVIVGLIPAGSDREALLAAMDAVRSKRPEAAVLLVSADDAEGKVSIVAQVPETLVKRGLKAGDWVREASAAVGGKGGGRPDAAQGGGTDPSKSLDAVANARTFAASKVS
- a CDS encoding fumarylacetoacetate hydrolase family protein, with protein sequence MAYDIVPADPRRGSVLAVRLPSGDDLPLTCLLGVGRNYADHAKERGAEAPTRPMIFLKYPGCLARSGERIVIPRACSDAATGGAMSATGQVDFEGELAVILGEPARDVPESRALDAVLGYCAANDVSARWWQKEGSGGQFSRGKSFDTFCPLGPVVTPRERVRDPQALTIVTTVNGEEMQRGSTSDMLFPVATLIAELSRGATLLPGTVILTGTPAGVGAGRNPPRFLRAGDEVRVSITGEGADLGTLTSPVVSE